The Arcanobacterium pinnipediorum genome includes a region encoding these proteins:
- a CDS encoding IS1249 family transposase: protein MRSNKKHCPTCGEGMVKNGKDKCGHQRWICCSCKVTSRWHNDVTSRDLRAFLDVLTGKTTQRELPGQGRTFRRRSAVLWEIWPICEPDGQDHRVIHVDGIHLGRDAVILIACSPEYVIAWHVARRESTQAWLDLLAKIPPPGMVVADGGTGFTTARARLWPSTRVQRCTFHAYQQVKRYTTTRSRTECGRQLYRIGVDLLHVKTPAHAHAWIDSFYAWRHRWAGFLAEKTRNEKGKLVDKHERLVKAGNSLSRLVDSGHLFTFLNPDLYDDGEIIGSLPAMNNQIEGGINSPLRELLRRHRGMSIDHRIRAVSWWCYLHTENPANPAEILRIMPTNTDIMRAYQQAAARHRAHHNNHRWGNGLDWNELHTHTPYRNDY, encoded by the coding sequence ATGAGATCGAACAAGAAACACTGCCCTACTTGTGGTGAAGGCATGGTCAAAAACGGTAAAGACAAATGCGGCCACCAACGCTGGATCTGCTGCTCATGCAAGGTAACCTCGCGTTGGCATAACGACGTCACTTCGCGGGATTTGCGCGCGTTCTTAGACGTTCTGACTGGGAAAACCACGCAGCGAGAACTTCCTGGACAGGGCCGGACCTTCCGACGCAGGAGCGCTGTGTTGTGGGAGATCTGGCCGATATGCGAACCCGATGGGCAAGACCACCGCGTGATCCATGTTGATGGTATCCATTTAGGCCGCGATGCTGTCATTCTGATCGCCTGCAGCCCCGAATATGTGATTGCCTGGCATGTGGCCAGACGTGAATCGACCCAAGCCTGGCTGGACCTGCTCGCGAAAATCCCACCACCCGGTATGGTCGTGGCTGACGGGGGCACAGGTTTCACAACAGCTCGGGCACGATTGTGGCCCTCCACGCGTGTCCAACGCTGCACGTTCCACGCCTATCAACAGGTCAAACGCTACACGACCACACGCTCACGAACTGAATGTGGCAGACAGCTCTACCGGATCGGTGTTGATCTATTGCATGTGAAAACTCCCGCACACGCGCACGCATGGATCGATAGCTTCTATGCTTGGCGTCACCGTTGGGCTGGGTTCCTGGCCGAGAAAACCCGTAACGAGAAAGGAAAACTAGTCGATAAACACGAGCGGCTCGTCAAGGCTGGCAATAGTCTGTCTAGGCTGGTCGATAGTGGCCATTTGTTCACGTTTCTCAATCCCGATCTTTACGATGACGGAGAAATAATCGGTTCTCTACCAGCGATGAATAACCAGATCGAGGGAGGTATCAACTCGCCTTTACGTGAACTGCTGCGCCGTCATCGGGGTATGAGTATCGATCACCGGATCCGTGCAGTGTCATGGTGGTGCTACCTACACACCGAGAACCCTGCCAACCCAGCCGAAATCCTGCGTATCATGCCCACCAACACGGACATCATGCGCGCTTACCAGCAAGCCGCAGCCCGACACCGAGCCCACCACAACAACCATCGCTGGGGCAACGGCCTTGACTGGAACGAACTCCACACCCACACACCCTACCGCAACGACTACTAA